Genomic window (Daucus carota subsp. sativus chromosome 5, DH1 v3.0, whole genome shotgun sequence):
ATTCATCGACACAATCTTTATCTTTTTCGTTCGCTTCAGCTGCTGCATATTGAGATTCTCCTAGGAACAATTAGGAGAGAGATGTTCtttgttttttgaattttgggATGTGGTggatttgtttgaattttgaaacccAGTGCGTATATTGGGTTGAGAACTGTTAAAGTAGATTGAGAGTCACACAATAATTACACGTACTAATTTAACACAATTACACACAGTAATTTAACACAATCAAACATAATGTAGTATAACAATACCCAACTGGTTTAAAGATTTAATAAATGACTTCTCCCTCTCAGAACTAAAATCAAGCACTTAGTATGCAAAAATAGAACATATAATCCAATTAGTTTAAACACATAAATGATCGAACTATCTCCCTCTCGGAACCACAATCAAACACTTCTTATGCAAAAGGATTCATATCGTACGAAAATTCTCAAATTATACAACTGAATCGGAAAAAACGAAGAGAACTTTAACCAAACAGTTATATGCATCAATTCAAAGTCACTGATGTTTACTTGCCTCGAATATTATGAGATTTGGTAACATCTTCTACAATCAAAAACTGATACATCTAACCTTCAGCTACAAATCTGTAAGCATaacatttgaaaataattagTGCAAATCTTTTAAATCACATATATAAGTATGACATGCGAAAATGACTGAAAAGCATTTCAAAAGAtggataaaaaaaatacatataaatagttATGACTAACAAAAGAATACTCCTGTTATGAGAGAATGAGCCTGAACTCATATTTAAGAGAGACAAAAGTTGAAGGATgagaaatttgaatttcaaaatttcaaaaacgaTGACAAAGCGGCATCAGTAAGAAAAATCTTTCTGTTTGTTTCTGTATAGGAAAACGTGCATAACACAAAAGTAGATGTGATTTGGTTTTTGTGAGCAGTATTccctgtccctctcatttctttagtGTTATTactttgggatgtccctctcatttttttatattattataaatagtaagtttttctcatgattacacccactatcttcccctactatctcataacAATAAAAACAACTATTACcctcactactttcctccactatttcaaatctattacccactactttcctccactatctcaaatctattattaaatattgataggtcccaccgctttacccacttttcatcgaactttactcatttttatacattgtcttggtctctgtgtctccctccaatgtaaacaattgagggggacggagggagtatatattaatatGGTGAATATTCACCGTAACAACAAATAATAAACGTAGTACGTACTATTTTTTTACCGATTGTAATGGTTTACGCTAacacatttaaatatattacatatttcaaatataaaaactatTCAATATTAATCTTCTCATAAAGgaaaaaattatcacaaaaaTTAGTCACTCGTTAAcgtaatttgtatcaaaaatatcactttatcgttagtcgaaattctcTGAAAGTATTATAGaatgagtttcgcacattttttatgaatgatattataTCTAAATGAAAAGTTCCGATTTCTACTATTCTAactaatattgttagatttttaaaattttatcagcTATAACtgagaatctttcatttggatagcccagtggtgggtttatcctctattGTCCCGGGACATCCGGGTtcaacagatactaatttgtaaggcatataaacctgcattgttaaaaaaaaaaaccattcataaaaaatatgcgaaacttaatatataatattttcaaaatttcgactaatgaTGGAGTGATATATAAATTCTTCTACTGAGTCACTCATTTGAGTCAGTTTTGTAATCGGTGACTCACCTCAGACGTTTGGAGTAAGGGACGTACTTCATAATTAACCCATCGACAAACACATGATATGAGTCGGGATAACTTGTGTTTGGACATGTCTAAAACCAGATCAAGTTACCTTATTTATTATCTCGATTATGATAGGTTGAAAAAcctagaatttttttattaaattatttttatttttaaattttttatggaaATGTAAAAGATCATTTCAAAAGATCATttaaagtatttttatttttatattaataatatttatatacaataaatttcaaatagaaAACAATtcctttaaatatataaatgaaaaaataaactTTACTCATTAATATCCAATAAACTTTActcattaataaataatttaataaataataataataataactatttTTTCAGTTAAATAAAAGGGACTCGTATTAAATGGAACGTTTTCAAATTAGGCTGTACAAAGCGGTAGGGAGGCGTAGGACAGTTTGGCATGTGATATAGAGGAGTAGATAGGATGTGGTCACGTGGACTGTGGGAGTTCGGAGCGCAGTTTTTGGTAAAGTAGCTGGCTGCACagtgtttttatattatttaattcaaaGCTCATACACGTGTCTAAGGAGGAAGCAGCATTCCGTATGTAGTCAATGGCAAGGGATGTAGATACGAAGTATTTGGGGAGGGCTTTTAGTAATTACACCCTCAAACAGCCTTCaggctttataatataaatagaaaaGTCTGAGCCCGCGGAGAGTGATGTATGGAGGAAGAGGGCTTAAATCTTGGGAGTTCATTAGCAGAGGGAAAGAAGGTGCAGTAGCAGAAGAATAGTACGAATAGTGGTGTCATTAACTGACTCATACTCTGACTACCAGTGGCAGTGGCATCCCAGTACTAGCTGCCATCGTCAAAGATCTCTCTGTTTTTGTACGTACCTTTCTGTTTGCATATCTACATTTCTAACTCTTTTTACTACTACAAAACACATCATTTCCTTTTTATTGCCTTCAAAATACGTGGGCCCTACAATGTTATCTTTTAGGGTCGTTTgtgtaaatttaaaaaagtgCTTCTTGATTGAATCTGAGtccttaaaatataaatctaatGACCCCGTATAGTGTGCTAGATACGGTATAGTGTGCTAGATACGGTTGCTCGGGAACAAGACCTAATACTTATTGCTCACCTTTTCCGGGATCTTTACCTACGAGGGAAAAAAATGGCCCTCTCTCTTTTCACCTCATCATGCACAAACAAATGAAATGTATAAAGGTTTGCAGGTTATAAAGAAAGTGAAGGTAAATTTCAACGCAAATAATTATTGTCAAGCAGGATCTGAAGTTTGATCTAGATTTTGCTACGAAGTCTTCTGTTACCCTTAAATTAGCAATTATTATATCTACGATGATTATCATCTATTTCTACATCAATTGCTCACTGTTGTTTAGGGGATATCCACTGCTACACGAACCACCTATTCATTGACATGACACAAGGATCTCGCCCCCGATTCTtcaataaattttgtttaaatatttcaaatctgatttgatttttgacTGCTACTACAGTAGATTATTATATACCTATGTTGATGGGCCTTTTGGGTGGACAAGGCCCAGAAAGGATGTAGCTGAATAATTTCAGCTCTGATGAACTAGTGCATCTATGAAGAGAAATTTTCTATCCATGAACACAAAGTCATGCAATAGCCCACGAGTAACTAAGGGAGCAAATCCAATTCCTCTTGAGCTACTTATTTTTCGAGGATGTGAATCGGGAATGAGAAAGAGAGTTCAGGAAATTCCATTTCTCGTGAGCCACTTATTTCTCCGAAACAAAGGAATGAGAGATATTATTTCTACTCTTGCATGACATGGCTTCAAGGTTGATCCCCAGGACCTGCCTGAGAATTCCTAGTGCAGATAACTAAGACCCTGCTGTCGGGTTTAAACAAAGAGGAAAACTGAGAGGAggaaaacaaataacaaaatttgcaCTCATATTTCATATTTGTGCTCCCGGATTTTTTTAGCAACGAAAACAAGTGAAGAAGGAAGTAAGTTCATTAAATCCCAACATTTTCACTCCAAAACACGAAAGTGGGATGAAAAGGAAAGCCAGGGATGAgaataactaaaaaaatgttgaaataACAATACGTCACTTTCCTAAACAAAAGGGTAAATTATAAGTAACAATCAATTTAGTACTTTTCTTCCTAAGCGAGGAGCACATTAATTAAACTAGTTTAGTCTCTAATCTTTTTTTAGCTCCGGAGCAAGTGTGCATACCGAAATACTCTCTATCAAGTGAGTGAAACTAGTAATGTCCATTTCACTTACTTTCACTTGCATTCTTTTGCTTTCCGTCCATAAAAAAGTTGGAAGCAATTGAAGCTAGCGGGTTCAGTGCAAGTGCACAGCCTGCACCGGTGGGCTAGGGCCAGACCTTATTCAAAAAACACACACTGATTTGGTAGAGTATACTGTACAGGGAATCATGTCGTCCTGAGTTGCTAAGGTCTGTGATAACTTCAAAACATACTAGACATTTGAATCCTATAGAAACAGTGCAACCGCAAAGCGGCTGCATTGGGGAGACCTATCGCATTTGGGGATACAAATATATGGTAACTTGCCAGGCCCTTAATATACAAAAGAACATGTTGGCCTGACTTCTTGAGGCAAATACTAGAGGTTAAGATCAGGCCCTCAAGTTTAAGACGTTTTGGCAACTACATCCAAAACCCGGAACCATTGCCAAACTGCGTCTTAAACTATTTCACATGGCCCTCAAGTTTAAGACGTTTTGGCAGCTCCATCCAAAACCCGGAAGCATTGCCAAACTGCGTCTAAAACTATTTcacatgaaaaagaaaaagatagcTGCATGTTATTGCCTTTATGTAATAGTTACATCTTATCTGTAAAAATTCTCGAAAGAAACTCCAACGATAGAACCAGGCCCTAGAAAcctaaaataaaagaaatgtcGATGCAGAATACTGATTATGATCCTATCCTACCCTCAATACCTTCATGTTATAATGGAAACATACTCACCGCATTCTTAGTAATGCAGATGGTATTGAAGGAGTTTTGTGTCTTTAGTTGCGCTTGCTATAAAACTGAACCTACACAAGATACTGTCAGTACTTTAAATTGATTCTGAAACCAGCTTTACACATCACTTGCACCTGCGTCCTTCGACTCCACAAAGGTAAGATTGAGGTCCGGAATCACAAACTTGTCAGAACCACCTTTAACTTCTGTTAAGGACGAAAACAGAGACACCGTTACAGGCTCCGGCACAGGCACCGGCACAGGCACCACCACATTCACCGGAAGAGGCACATTCATGGGAAGAGGCACATTCACGGGAACGTACACAGGAACAGGTCGAGCAGCACGAGGTCCAGCAATTGGTTTGGCAGATGGTACAGCTGCCAAATTTGCCTGCAATTGAAGGcaacatataaatttatataggaACGGTAAGATGTACAGATTCATAACAAGCTATTTTACTATACAGAGTTGCAAAAAAGGTGAACGGTGTATCATCACATTTAATGGTGATCGTATATGAAGATCTTAGGACTCATCTCGCTGCACGCTCCCATTTAAATAGGCAAACTTTAAATCAACGAcatgtaattttaaacaacaaagGTATCCAACTTGAAACGAAAAAGGTTCACATCCATAGTCAGTTACTTGGAGACCTTTTTGAGTTGAGGTTTTAGAAAGGAATTCAACTTTTTGGATACCTATTTCCATTGATACGATCTATTCAATATGTCCAAGTCATAACTGAGCAAAGGTGAGGAGGGGCTTCTCTCGATGTATCAACATTTCCATCACCAGCATATTTGTCATTCCATGATGTTCATAGTTTCGCACCATCCCACACAGATAAAAGGATGCATAATGACTTTATGAACTATTATTTAGCAAGTTTATACTCGCACCAAGATCAATTAAGATTGTGGCGAGCCATAGAGAAATATGACATTGACCTAAATAACAGTAAAGTTGGTATGAAATTCACCTTCAACTTCTTCAGCAAAACATTTTCAGATTTCTTCTTGCCCAGCTTGGCCCGAATAGAAGCAATTGTCTGTGCAAcaaaagaattataaatttgGTACTCAAGAAACACATATTTTTGGTCTGATCTGTATGACAAAAGAAAGCATTGGCATACCTTTCTTATCTGTTTGTTATCCTGCGCAGTTAAGATCTCTTCCCCCTTCAATTCATTTGTCGTCTGTTGAACCAAAAAAAACACATCAGTTAAGAACATGACGTCTCAAGACTAAAACACCATAACATTAGATATtgcaattaaaattgaaaaaattaaataatctgaaacaccTTGGTCTACCTATCTGGCTATTAGCTATGCAAAGTTGCTCAATAAATTGGCATTAGAGAAGcatttaaatatgttatgtCAGGACTCGATAAAAGTTCTAATTAGTGCAAaaggacaaaaaaaaaaaaaggataaaaGTTTTTTCATGTCATTTCAGAAACACAATAAAGAAACTGAGATAAAACTAACCTTCTTCTTTCGTGATTTCTTTGAGGGGGTCGCCTCACTCACAGCAGTAACCTGAAAATAGAAGTATATGTAGATTGTTAGCCGAGCAAAAGATTGATATAATAAGAAATGGTGCCTTCCAAGTATATTCACAGAGATAAAAATGCAATATTACTTAGGTCACGAAGTGATTTCTGTCCCAAGATTACGTAATCAAGCTTACAGACTATGCGCGTTCATTGGATGCTCATCATTAATGCGCCAAAAAGAAAATAGCTAATCGCCTGATCCATATTAACCCTAGATTACGTAATCAAGCTTACAGACTATGTACGTCCACAGTTGGATGTTTATCATCAATGCGCCGCAAAGAATATAGCTAATCGGCTAATCCAATTCAAGCTCAGATACTATGTActcacacactctctctctctctgttacTCCGTACACTTACCCGTGTATCAGTGCTTCGACTCGATGGTTAAACCTACTTCATAAGTACTATCTCTTACATAAATAATCATACAGAGTaagcaactagttcaactgatgactGCTACTATACTCCGacttaatatcataaaattaacAAGAAATCCGCAACTTCTCAAACTTTCCAAATTTACTTGCACAAGTCCTTCCAAAAGCCTCCTCTCCCAGACCCGGCTCCCGAGCTGCACATCCTCAGAAGGGTCCGGCCTCGGTTTATCAACAATCATTCTTAATCCCAGCTCCGCAACTTAAACAATAACAAGGGTCTACAGTTCACACCACTAACTACCCAAAAACCCTCCCCTTGAGGTTAACAAAGCTGAATTAGGCCACACATTCTTGTCAAAACAGAAACATCAGGCACAAATACACTTACAATGGTCCCCTAGGCCCCATGCATACCAAACCAGTCCTTTCACATACTTGGAACTATAGCATCACATCTCTGTTATTCTATCTTCATATTTTTTATCTCCTCTTCACATATTATTGACCTTTTCAACTCTTTCTTTGACCATAACCCATTGTCCCCTTCCAAGCTTCCTCAACACTCACAAGTCACAAACTCcacaatattataaataaaaaactcaaattttacatttttacCCATTATTTCCTCTGACACAGCCCAACTCTTCAAGAAATTTAATCACTCCCCATTGGCTGTAATCAAGCTGTCATCCCAGTTTAacttaaacaaatataaatacaaaaaaacaaaattaaatattatttttattttgaaaaatattaaatataaaaataaataaataaataaagtgaAGACCACTAGCCCACACATCCATCCATCTGCCACGACAACACGCCAGGTTAAGTGGGTAACCTCCCCCGCTCTAACATATTTCGTATGACCAAACTACCCTTCACAAAATCTCAAAGTACAGAACAGCTTTTGACTCCAGAACACTCATTTCGTCATTTTAAACAAACTCCTATGTAAAAAGAGAGAGATTCCATTTATTTTTCAGTCCACGACAAAGACTCGTGGACAGTTTCTGCGTCATTTGTTTCCCAAAATACCCTTGGGTGTCCAAGGGTGTTTTGGTCTTTTGACAAATTGTAGGCGTGCCACCGAGCGTTCCCCTTGCGATAATGAATGCTTTTCTTGGCTGGTGCGATGCGGTGAGGATAAAAAAACGTGACGAGAGTCTCCGAGTTAACCCGGTATTTTACAGAAGGGCCCGAAATTCCGGTTTTGACCTTGGGTTAAAAATTTGGGAAGTGGCGAATGGGGGAGAGTGGAGGGTAGTTTGGTCAGGGGGAAATGGTCATCGGCGGTGAGGCACGTCAGATCGGAAAAATAGAGGAAAGGTGTAGACTAGAGAAAAGGAAAGTGGAAACATCTGTAGTAACGCGGGGGTGTTTTGGTCAAAGCATGTTGAAAAAACAAACATAACATCGAATGACACGAGAGTTAAATGAGCCCTTCCTCGCCAGCCACCACCAGCTGACTCGTAcacggagagagagagagagatgacagGGAGAgatgtgagagagagagagagatgacagAGAGAgatgtgagagagagagggagagagagatgtgaCGATATACCTTAGATCCTGCACCACGACGGCTAGACTGTTCGGAGCCGTCACCAGCAGCGGCAGGAGCAGCGCCGCCGCTCAGAGAAGTGGACCCACCGGTCCACGAGAGAGGAGTGGTAGGGCTGCCACGTGCGCGCGCCCTCTTGTTCGACCCAGACTTCGTACGCGGTTGTCGTACGGTCCATTTCATCGGCACAACCGCCGCCGGAGGCGGCGGAGTAGGTGCCACCGGAGCTTGCAGCAGCTTCACCAAAACCTCAGCCGCCAGAGTACCATCATCTTCCATAGCCGCCTTCAGCCATTGACCATCCATCATAAAACACCGAGAGAGAACGAGAGAGACACCGAGAGAGAGATGAAAGAGATACAACAAAGCAGAGAGAAATAAAATGCATAAGATATATACGAGTGTATTTTGTAAGTAGGTTGgcctttattattatttttatctctACACACACTTGTTAATTCATGTGTGTGTGAAGATGCCAAATTGACAatcttgaatttaatttttgtaaatacATTTGGATGGTCTGACGCAGATTATCATCTCTTTCTACGGGAGGGCCCTACATGTATTACGTGGCACTGAACGTCCCtctttctttattttgtttcttttcttCTACTCCTCTCTTCTTTCTGAAACTAAATTAACAAGATCTAGTAGTTAGTCAGGGGAAGGACTATTACTAAAAACTCAAAAGTGAAAGTGAGCACTGCAAAGCATATTTACACTTCTTTTACTTATTTCCACGCTTTATAGTtctttttcatgaaatttcattGGTGTAGATATAGTAAGAGCATTTTGTAAATAGTTTTTTTTAGAGCATGTATCTTGTGAATTCACAAGATGTGTATTTAactctaataataatattataatgtttgaataaatatatggTGGTATTTTTAGTTTGATGATATTacgattttgataattttaaagtATTATATTAGCTTCATcaacttatataattttttatattgtagcttcttgatttatttatgtaatattgCCATATTAGGTCAACAATTATATTAACACATGTTGAGTGTTAGgtcaatattataattagacGATTCGATCATATGACGGCGCTCGATTGCCCTATAAAtgtgttttatttttgtaatattataacgTCACATGAGATTCGCTGACGTGTTCTATATATTACAATATCAGCTGAATTATATTGACACGTGTTGCGTATCAAGCTAAAATTGTATTTAGTTGATTTGATTGTATTGCAGCGCTTGATTACACTATCaatgtgttttatgtttgtaaCACAGTAACGTCATGAAATTCATTGACGTGTTATGGTACTGTAGTTATGAATGAGATTCGCTAACTTATTTAACTTCTGTAATATCGTAACACGCTGACGTGTTTGTTTTCTGATCTTGTGACGTCACACTAAATCTATTTACGTATTTAAattctataatattataatttattttttatttaattattataatattatattaacgaACTCgtagtattataataatagtataACATGTTTAACTTTTATACTATATTATGATGTTATTACAACATTCGATTAAGATTGCTGAGATAtctcaattttaatattaaaatgttaaattaattcTCTAACTTGTTAATTTAGCTAATATTGAACATGTGACATCCCCGAATCCGAGGTATAGATTGTGGAATCACATAATCATAAAATCATGTcagatataaatataacattCTAACCCCGACTTACCCTAGACCTATCACAAGTCATGGGATAAAATGagcaaaattaaatattattaaaattaaaagaaggTTAGAAACATAACTTTGATTTAGAATTACACTTATAACCCGGATAATTTACATAATTAAATCCTTACATAATTCTAACTCTACTACCTATTGTCACATAACCTCCATCTGAGACTAGCAGTAGACTTGGTTCCATTATCTTCACACCTATATATCGAGGTTAGATAATAAACTATGAGTTAAACATATCCAATAAGTAACTGATctgattcaaaaaaaaatatgcaaatGTTCAAGTGATTACTATATTTGTCAAACAAGGTTGGGGAATACATTTGTCTACCTTTGTTAATTTTAAGGTTTCtgaagaaaatcatttatatgaaaatcaaCTTGGGTTtcaagaatatttgattttcttttcaaaaataatttccttAAAACTTTATTTCTTGATACAACGTCACATTATAACTATCTAATAAGCATTTGCTTTCAgaacaattttagaaaacaCATTATCCTGATTAGATCCTTTTTCGACACTTTTCAACCATACGGGTGATTAGTTATGCAGGTTCCCATATCATACTAAAGTCCCTATAGATATCAATTGAGACACGCAATTATGTAACATTTTATTACTAGCCTCTTATGCCATCTTAATTATGTTGGACAAGTGTACGCCACTCGGCCTCTTACGCTCAccaatcattttttaaaaacttaacaATTGAAACCttataaatagaaattttacttctttttcaaaatatttctttCTCAAACATTCTTATTCTATAAGATATTTATttaactataataataataataataatatttgaataaatattgaaGTGACATTTCTAGTTTGATGATATTATGACATGtactaatttttgtaattttgtaatatcatattaaattcATTAACTTATGTAATTTTGTGACATCTTAACGtatttattcttttaatattacaatattaaGTCAATCATATTGACAAGTGTTGCATATCAGgtcaatattataataaatgagttcactattataatttattaatttacttaatgttaagtgaccaattctcctaaatctcaaggtgttaggaggagggcttaccagaatcatattctaacattccccctcactcgaaagcccatttataggtcgagagtggatcacgggcgcccatctttTGTTAATATTGGGGGTCACAGGGAGTCGAACTCGAGTCTCCCACGAGCctaggctctgataccatttaagtgaccaattctcctaaaacctcaaggtgttaggaggagggcttaccaggatcatattctaacacttaattattacaatattatattaacataCTCATAATATTACAACAATGTTTGGCTAAATTTGCTAACGTGTTTGACTTTTATACTATTATCATGTTATATTCGATTTGCTAACTTgtagtatattataatatattattgtatttaatatttataataaaccatatcttataattaaattatattatattattatattataatatcatattatgtATGCTGACTTATATAATTTTGgtgttattttaatatttagacATATTTGACTCTCGTATTATCGCAACATTCGTTGCtgaaatatttcaattttaacagTGTATTGTTAGATCATATTCTCTGACTTGTTTAATTTAGCTAATATCATAAAATGTGACACCTTCTCCATCTTGGGTCTAGAATATTGGCTAGTCACATAATCATAAAATCATGTAAGATATAGATATAATATTCTAATCCCAAATATCTGGGACCTATTATAAATTATGGTATGAAATAAACAAAACTAAATATTAATACAATTCAAAAGAAGGTTAGAAACATAACACTGATTCAGAATTACACTATAACCTGAATAATTCATATGTTCATATAATCAAATTCTTACATAATTCTAATTCCACAACCTACTACTTTCACGCAACCTCTATCTAAGACAACGAATCTAAAATATAACCATACATGTAACGATATGAGTTACCTTTTCTGGCACGAAAAACTTGATTCGCACCATTTTCTCAACTTGATGTCAGGGTTAGATAATAAAACATGAGTGAATCATGCTCGACAAGTAACCAATCTAATTCAAGAAAAGAGGCAAACGTTCGAGTGATTACCTTAGGTGACAAGTAGAGTTTGGAAATATATTAGTCTAACTTAGTTAACTTCAAGGTTTCAGGATAAAATCAATTTGGGTTTCGTGaatatttgattttcttttcaaacACAATTTCATTAAAGAATCTATTTTTTGAAAACAACATTACATCATAACTATCtgacaaatatttatttttaaaataattttagaaaaacatTATTATGATTGGATTCTTTCTCAATGTTTTCAGAACATACGGATGATATGCCACTTAGGTCCTCATACCGGACATAAGTCCATCTGGACCTCAATTGAGACACCCAATTAGATAACTCCTTTGCCTTTTTGCGCTGCACTAGTATTACTAACCTCTTACGACACCTTAATTACGCTGGCGTCACTTGAACTGACCTCTTAC
Coding sequences:
- the LOC108221961 gene encoding uncharacterized protein LOC108221961, producing MMDGQWLKAAMEDDGTLAAEVLVKLLQAPVAPTPPPPAAVVPMKWTVRQPRTKSGSNKRARARGSPTTPLSWTGGSTSLSGGAAPAAAGDGSEQSSRRGAGSKVTAVSEATPSKKSRKKKTTNELKGEEILTAQDNKQIRKTIASIRAKLGKKKSENVLLKKLKANLAAVPSAKPIAGPRAARPVPVYVPVNVPLPMNVPLPVNVVVPVPVPVPEPVTVSLFSSLTEVKGGSDKFVIPDLNLTFVESKDAGASDV